The Bubalus bubalis isolate 160015118507 breed Murrah chromosome 1, NDDB_SH_1, whole genome shotgun sequence genome includes a region encoding these proteins:
- the THPO gene encoding thrombopoietin isoform X3, whose amino-acid sequence MELTELLLVVILLLTARITLSSPAPPACDPRLLNKLLRDSHVLHSRLSQCPDINPLSTPVLLPAVDFSLGEWKTQTEQTKAQDVLGTTTLLLEAVMAARGQLGPTCLSSLLVQLSGQVRLLLGALQGLLGTQDHSSQGSQCHLPELPTAAPRKGALPAACSGAQPLCQAGPTRHSCPGQHFSIAYTEQAPKQDFWLVGDQLQCLSQNYWLWTSEQAARIQSQDSWSAEPNLQVLRPNPWTPEQDTRTLKWNSWTLSWALTQGPRSPGYSSGNFRHGLPATLPPAWRFSFPSPSSPWTIHTLLSFANLTHPHGPAPTPAS is encoded by the exons ATGGAGCTGACTG AATTGCTCCTCGTGGTCATCCTTCTCCTAACTGCAAGAATAACTCTGTCCAGCCCGGCTCCTCCTGCCTGTGACCCTCGACTCCTAAATAAACTGCTTCGTGACTCCCATGTCCTTCACAGCAGACTG AGCCAGTGTCCAGACATTAACCCTTTGTCCACACCTGTCCTTCTGCCTGCTGTGGACTTCAGCTTGGGAGAATGGAAAACCCAGACG GAGCAGACCAAAGCACAGGACGTCCTGGGAACCACGACCCTTCTGCTGGAGGCAGTGATGGCAGCGCGGGGACAGCTGGGCCCCACTTGCCTCTCATCCCTCCTGGTGCAGCTTTCTGGGCAGGTCCGCCTCCTCCTTGGGGCCCTGCAGGGCCTCCTAGGAACCCAG GACCACAGCTCACAAGGATCCCAGTGCCATCTTCCTGAGCTTCCAACAGCTGCTCCGAGGAAAGGTGCGCTTCCTGCTGCTTGTAGTGGGGCCCAGCCTCTGTGCCAAGCGGGCCCCACCCGCCACAGCTGTCCCGGGCAGCATTTCTCCATTGCTTACACTGAACAAGCTCCCAAACAGGACTTCTGGCTTGTTGGAGACCAACTCCAGTGTCTCAGCCAGAACTACTGGCTTTGGACTTCCGAACAGGCTGCAAGGATTCAGAGCCAAGATTCCTGGTCTGCTGAACCAAACCTCCAGGTCCTTAGGCCAAATCCCTGGACACCTGAACAGGACACAAGGACCCTTAAGTGGAATTCATGGACTCTTTCCTGGGCCCTCACCCAGGGCCCTAGGAGCCCCGGATATTCCTCTGGGAACTTCAGACATGGGCTCCCTGCCACCCTACCTCCAGCCTGGAGATTCTCCTTCCCCAGCCCATCCTCCCCCTGGACAATACACACTCTTCTCTCCTTCGCCAACCTCACCCATCCCCACGGTCCAGCTCCAACCCCTGCTTCCTGA
- the THPO gene encoding thrombopoietin isoform X1 codes for MELTELLLVVILLLTARITLSSPAPPACDPRLLNKLLRDSHVLHSRLSQCPDINPLSTPVLLPAVDFSLGEWKTQTEQTKAQDVLGTTTLLLEAVMAARGQLGPTCLSSLLVQLSGQVRLLLGALQGLLGTQLPPQGRTTAHKDPSAIFLSFQQLLRGKVRFLLLVVGPSLCAKRAPPATAVPGSISPLLTLNKLPNRTSGLLETNSSVSARTTGFGLPNRLQGFRAKIPGLLNQTSRSLGQIPGHLNRTQGPLSGIHGLFPGPSPRALGAPDIPLGTSDMGSLPPYLQPGDSPSPAHPPPGQYTLFSPSPTSPIPTVQLQPLLPDPSAITPNSSSSLLVAAHSHFRNLSQEE; via the exons ATGGAGCTGACTG AATTGCTCCTCGTGGTCATCCTTCTCCTAACTGCAAGAATAACTCTGTCCAGCCCGGCTCCTCCTGCCTGTGACCCTCGACTCCTAAATAAACTGCTTCGTGACTCCCATGTCCTTCACAGCAGACTG AGCCAGTGTCCAGACATTAACCCTTTGTCCACACCTGTCCTTCTGCCTGCTGTGGACTTCAGCTTGGGAGAATGGAAAACCCAGACG GAGCAGACCAAAGCACAGGACGTCCTGGGAACCACGACCCTTCTGCTGGAGGCAGTGATGGCAGCGCGGGGACAGCTGGGCCCCACTTGCCTCTCATCCCTCCTGGTGCAGCTTTCTGGGCAGGTCCGCCTCCTCCTTGGGGCCCTGCAGGGCCTCCTAGGAACCCAG CTTCCTCCACAGGGCAGGACCACAGCTCACAAGGATCCCAGTGCCATCTTCCTGAGCTTCCAACAGCTGCTCCGAGGAAAGGTGCGCTTCCTGCTGCTTGTAGTGGGGCCCAGCCTCTGTGCCAAGCGGGCCCCACCCGCCACAGCTGTCCCGGGCAGCATTTCTCCATTGCTTACACTGAACAAGCTCCCAAACAGGACTTCTGGCTTGTTGGAGACCAACTCCAGTGTCTCAGCCAGAACTACTGGCTTTGGACTTCCGAACAGGCTGCAAGGATTCAGAGCCAAGATTCCTGGTCTGCTGAACCAAACCTCCAGGTCCTTAGGCCAAATCCCTGGACACCTGAACAGGACACAAGGACCCTTAAGTGGAATTCATGGACTCTTTCCTGGGCCCTCACCCAGGGCCCTAGGAGCCCCGGATATTCCTCTGGGAACTTCAGACATGGGCTCCCTGCCACCCTACCTCCAGCCTGGAGATTCTCCTTCCCCAGCCCATCCTCCCCCTGGACAATACACACTCTTCTCTCCTTCGCCAACCTCACCCATCCCCACGGTCCAGCTCCAACCCCTGCTTCCTGACCCCTCAGCCATCACACCCAACTCTTCCAGTTCTCTTCTAGTTGCAGCCCACTCTCACTTCCGGAATCTGTCTCAGGAAGAGTAA
- the THPO gene encoding thrombopoietin isoform X2 translates to MELTELLLVVILLLTARITLSSPAPPACDPRLLNKLLRDSHVLHSRLSQCPDINPLSTPVLLPAVDFSLGEWKTQTEQTKAQDVLGTTTLLLEAVMAARGQLGPTCLSSLLVQLSGQVRLLLGALQGLLGTQGRTTAHKDPSAIFLSFQQLLRGKVRFLLLVVGPSLCAKRAPPATAVPGSISPLLTLNKLPNRTSGLLETNSSVSARTTGFGLPNRLQGFRAKIPGLLNQTSRSLGQIPGHLNRTQGPLSGIHGLFPGPSPRALGAPDIPLGTSDMGSLPPYLQPGDSPSPAHPPPGQYTLFSPSPTSPIPTVQLQPLLPDPSAITPNSSSSLLVAAHSHFRNLSQEE, encoded by the exons ATGGAGCTGACTG AATTGCTCCTCGTGGTCATCCTTCTCCTAACTGCAAGAATAACTCTGTCCAGCCCGGCTCCTCCTGCCTGTGACCCTCGACTCCTAAATAAACTGCTTCGTGACTCCCATGTCCTTCACAGCAGACTG AGCCAGTGTCCAGACATTAACCCTTTGTCCACACCTGTCCTTCTGCCTGCTGTGGACTTCAGCTTGGGAGAATGGAAAACCCAGACG GAGCAGACCAAAGCACAGGACGTCCTGGGAACCACGACCCTTCTGCTGGAGGCAGTGATGGCAGCGCGGGGACAGCTGGGCCCCACTTGCCTCTCATCCCTCCTGGTGCAGCTTTCTGGGCAGGTCCGCCTCCTCCTTGGGGCCCTGCAGGGCCTCCTAGGAACCCAG GGCAGGACCACAGCTCACAAGGATCCCAGTGCCATCTTCCTGAGCTTCCAACAGCTGCTCCGAGGAAAGGTGCGCTTCCTGCTGCTTGTAGTGGGGCCCAGCCTCTGTGCCAAGCGGGCCCCACCCGCCACAGCTGTCCCGGGCAGCATTTCTCCATTGCTTACACTGAACAAGCTCCCAAACAGGACTTCTGGCTTGTTGGAGACCAACTCCAGTGTCTCAGCCAGAACTACTGGCTTTGGACTTCCGAACAGGCTGCAAGGATTCAGAGCCAAGATTCCTGGTCTGCTGAACCAAACCTCCAGGTCCTTAGGCCAAATCCCTGGACACCTGAACAGGACACAAGGACCCTTAAGTGGAATTCATGGACTCTTTCCTGGGCCCTCACCCAGGGCCCTAGGAGCCCCGGATATTCCTCTGGGAACTTCAGACATGGGCTCCCTGCCACCCTACCTCCAGCCTGGAGATTCTCCTTCCCCAGCCCATCCTCCCCCTGGACAATACACACTCTTCTCTCCTTCGCCAACCTCACCCATCCCCACGGTCCAGCTCCAACCCCTGCTTCCTGACCCCTCAGCCATCACACCCAACTCTTCCAGTTCTCTTCTAGTTGCAGCCCACTCTCACTTCCGGAATCTGTCTCAGGAAGAGTAA
- the POLR2H gene encoding DNA-directed RNA polymerases I, II, and III subunit RPABC3, producing MAGILFEDIFDVKDIDPEGKKFDRVSRLHCESESFKMDLILDVNIQIYPVDLGDKFRLVIASTLYEDGTLDDGEYNPTDDRPSRADQFEYVMYGKVYRIEGDETSTEAATRLSAYVSYGGLLMRLQGDANNLHGFEVDSRVYLLMKKLAF from the exons ATGGCGGGCATCCTGTTTGAGGATATTTTTGATGTAAAAGACATTGACCCGGAAGGCAAAAAGTTTGACCGAG TGTCTCGGCTGCATTGTGAGAGTGAATCTTTCAAGATGGACCTCATCCTTGATGTAAACATTCAGATTTACCCTGTAGACTTGG GTGACAAGTTCCGGTTGGTCATAGCCAGTACCTTATATGAAGATGGTACTCTGGATGATGGTGAATACAACCCCACAGATGATAGGCCTTCCAG GGCTGACCAATTTGAGTATGTCATGTATGGGAAAGTGTACAGGATTGAGGGAGACGAAACTTCTACTGAAGCAGCAACACGCCT CTCTGCCTACGTGTCCTATGGGGGCCTGCTCATGAGGCTGCAGGGTGATGCCAACAACCTGCATGGATTTGAAGTGGACTCCAGAGTGTACCTGCTCATGAAGAAACTGGCCTTCTGA
- the LOC123465624 gene encoding translation initiation factor IF-2-like, with protein MGPTSDRGGVASGSLPRLYCALFRSRVWKAGMLKGPAPARDLDPWPREARPEPYPAGLHARRGHVCTESEGSSTPPQGRWPDWAQNPALPAGTQAGPGRLVPAGCHLSRVPPGASSHIGPLLGTAPLPGSPLRPPARPFTPALPPPAHCLFPGHWPLLTLSLTLLIHQRLGSPPPQALPSPGLSSPSRPGAQSRSRGPAPPRASGPAPALARDAPLGHRPPPSGVAGSRVARAPCRLSRAREAAPTRTPARQGPLPRRGRRAEQRGGHRPRPARLGGDASGRLCQRRPPGARRTLHSAARAAGTGQLWARAPRAGNRAGPEPEPRREARGL; from the exons ATGGGTCCCACCTCCGACCGAGGTGGCGTCGCGTCCGGCTCTCTCCCGAGGCTCTACTGCGCCCTCTTCAGAAGCCGGGTCTGGAAGGCTGGAATGCTCAAGGGGCCTGCCCCAGCCAGGGACCTTGATCCTTGGCCCAGAGAAGCCCGGCCCGAGCCCTACCCTGCCGGTCTGCATGCCCGCCGAGGGCACGTCTGCACGGAAAGCGAGGGGAGCAGCACCCCGCCCCAAGGGCGCTGGCCCGACTGGGCGCAAAACCCAGCCCTTCCAGCGGGCACCCAGGCCGGCCCGGGCCGGCTCGTCCCAGCTGGATGTCACCTGAGCCGGGTCCCTCCA GGTGCCAGCTCTCACATCGGCCCCCTCCTGGGCACTGCTCCCTTACCCGGGAGCCCCCTGCGACCTCCCGCGCGCCCCTTCACCCCGGCGCTGCCTCCTCCTGCACACTGCCTGTTTCCTGGGCACTGGCCTCTCCTGACACTCTCCCTGACGCTGCTCATACACCA ACGGCTCGGCAGCCCACCGCCCCAGGCCCTACCGAGCCCCGGCCTGTCCAGCCCCTCCCGACCCGGCGCGCAGAGCCGCAGCCGTGGTCCGGCCCCTCCACGTGCCAGCGGACCCGCCCCCGCCCTGGCCCGGGACGCCCCTCTCGGCCACCGGCCTCCACCGAGTGGGGTCGCGGGCTCGCGCGTTGCCCGCGCCCCCTGCCGCCTCTCCAGAGCCCGGGAGGCGGCCCCTACGCGGACCCCGGCCAGGCAAGGCCCGCTCCCTCGGAGGGGCCGGCGGGCGGAGCAGCGCGGAGGGCACCGCCCTCGGCCCGCCCGCCTAGGAGGGGACGCGAGCGGGAGGCTGTGCCAGCGGCGCCCGCCCGGGGCCCGCCGCACTCTGCACTCGGCCGCCCGGGCTGCGGGGACGGGACAGCTGTGGGCGCGGGCTCCGCGGGCCGGGAATCGAGCCGGGCCAGAGCCCGAGCCGCGGCGGGAGGCCAGAGGGCTGTGA